The Columba livia isolate bColLiv1 breed racing homer chromosome 13, bColLiv1.pat.W.v2, whole genome shotgun sequence genome has a segment encoding these proteins:
- the LOC102086907 gene encoding RNA-binding Raly-like protein, which produces MTLFGGGDAGWRYLDMAREPTPSRARLGQKRQHSSSLYHSNCDLDYDLYRDDFPYRVYEYQKIPPLINRIPVKARRTHVEGGRKSSLSPQPGPRSSTSSTAGRTKLRAEELHSIKGELRQIKAQVDSLLESLDHMDQRRERLTGSKESEKKRAETGAESPSSAGEGSREPRGNEETGADGHSDLRNIDSAEESTDTEETVKNHMSDPEGSQ; this is translated from the exons ATGACGCTCTTCGGCGGCGGGGACGCGGGCTGGAGAT ATTTGGACATGGCCAGGGAACCCACACCGAGCCGGGCCAGGCTGGGCCAGAAgcggcagcacagcagcagcctgtaCCA CAGTAACTGTGACCTGGACTATGATCTCTACAGGGACGACTTCCCATACCG GGTGTACGAGTACCAGAAGATCCCCCCCCTCATTAACCGCATCCCGGTCAAGGCCAGACGAACTCAtgtggaaggaggaagaaaaagcagcctgagcccacagcctgggccgaggagcagcaccagctccacgGCCGGACGGACAAAGT TGCGGGCTGAAGAGCTGCACTCCATCAAGGGGGAGCTGAGACAGATCAAGGCGCAGGTGGACAGTCTGCTGGAGAGCCTGGACCACATGGACCAGCGGAGAGAGCGTCTCACAG GGTCCAAGGAGAGTGAGAAGAAAAGGGCAGAGACAGGGGCAGAGTCCCCATCCTCAGCAGGAGAGGGGTCACGGGAGCCCCGAGGGAACGAGGAGACAGGAGCTGATGGGCACAGCGACCTGCGCAACATCGACAGTGCTGAGGAGAGCACAGACACAGAAGAGACG GTGAAAAACCACATGTCAGACCCCGAGGGAAGCCAGTAG
- the EXOSC6 gene encoding exosome complex component MTR3 → MPLDHRRLQGPEESQPPEVWAAAGGSGEVPEEEDAAPRDPCALRPLFARAGLLSQAEGSAYVELSGGTKVLCAAWGPREAAEPGGATAAGGGWLLCEFHRAPFAGRGARWRPGSAAEREAERDAAAALREALEPAVRLARYPRARLAVSALLLQDGGSALAAAISAAALALADAGVEMYDLAVGCALCRAPGPAAAWMLQPGEPEERRAVAQLTVALLPALNQVSAVLGGGQGSPPDSWAEALRLGLDGCHRLYPVLRQSLLRAARRRDAAAAATAAATTA, encoded by the coding sequence ATGCCGCTGGATCACCGCCGGCTGCAGGGCCCGGAGGAGTCGCAGCCGCCGGAGGTTTGGGCAGCGGCCGGGGGAAGCGGGGAGGTACCGGAGGAGGAGGATGCGGCCCCGCGGGATCCCTGCGCCCTGCGGCCGCTGTTCGCCCGGGCCGGGCTGCTGAGCCAGGCGGAGGGTTCGGCCTACGTGGAGCTGAGCGGCGGCACTAAGGTTCTCTGCGCCGCGTGGGGCCCGCGGGAGGCGGCCGAGCCCGGCGGGGCGacggcggcgggagggggctGGCTGCTGTGCGAGTTCCACCGGGCGCCCTTCGCCGGGCGCGGGGCTCGGTGGCGGCCGGGCTCGGCGGCGGAGCGGGAGGCGGAGCGGGATGCGGCGGCGGCGTTACGGGAAGCGCTGGAACCGGCCGTGCGCTTGGCCCGGTACCCGCGGGCCCGCCTGGCCGTCAGCgctttgctgctgcaggacgGGGGCTCCGCGTTGGCCGCCGCCATCAGCGCCGCCGCCCTGGCCCTGGCTGATGCCGGGGTGGAGATGTACGACCTGGCCGTGGGCTGTGCCCTGTGCCGGGCTCCCGGGCCCGCCGCCGCCTGGATGCTGCAGCCCGGGGAGCCCGAGGAGCGCCGTGCCGTCGCCCAGCTTACCGTGGCTCTTCTGCCCGCTCTGAACCAGGTGTCAGCGGTGCTGGGCGGCGGGCAGGGCAGCCCTCCCGACAGCTGGGCAGAGGCACTGCGCCTCGGCCTCGACGGCTGCCACCGCCTGTACCCCGTGCTGCGGCAGAGCCTGCTGCGGGCTGCCCGCCGCCGTGatgccgctgctgctgccaccgccGCTGCCACCACTGCCTGA